DNA sequence from the Cohnella herbarum genome:
CGAGAACGGGACCGCCGTCGGCATCCGCGATCAAGTGTTTAACGATCCTTCTTTTCTAAATAGCGATTGGTACAAAACCTTCGAACGAGAGGAAGTCCGCTGGGTTCCCGCGCATATCGACCTATACCAGCCAAACTATCTGAAGAAGGAAAGCATGAACAGCCTCATCTACAATCTCGTGCAATTAAGCTCCTTTCGCAAGATCGGCGTATTGAAGCTGAACGTGAGAACGTCGCAAATCCAAACCTCCTTGGACAAGATCAAATTCGGCGAAACGGGCCGCGTTTACTTGGTGGATATGGACGGAAACCCGGTGCTGCAGCAACAGATCGAGAACGGAATGGCGGGTTTCCGCGCCGAGATGCCGCAAATCAGAACGGACAAACACTCCGGAGGGAAGCTAACGATCGCGCACGAAGGAGAAAATCATCGGGTTCTGTATCGGAAAATCAAGAGCGCGAACTGGATGCTCGTAGGAGAAGTCAAGGAATACGAGCTGTTCGAGAAAATGAAGCGGGTTCAGCAGACGATGATGGTCGTTGGGGCGCTGCTGTTGTTACTCACGATAGCGGCTGCGTTCTGGTTCTCGTCCGGAATCGCGAGACCCCTTACGCGGCTGGCGAGTTCGATGCGACTCGTGGAACGAGGGGATTTCAGCCGCGAAGAAGACGAGTCGCTCGCGCGGATGCCGCTCCCCCGGAACGAGGTCGGTTACGTCGTTAAAGTATTCCGCAATATGGTCACGAGGCTGCGATTTCTGATCGAAACCGAGTTCCAAGCCAACATGAGACGCAAGGACGCGGAATATAAGGCGCTGCTTATGCAGATTAATCCCCATTTTCTATATAACACGCTCGAGGCGATCGGCAGCTTATCCGTGCAGCAACGAAGCGAAGAAGTGATCGACGTCACCGAATGGCTCGGTCAGATGCTGAGGTATTCCTTGCGCGTGGATAGCGATCTCGTGAAATTAAGGGAAGAGATGCAATATATCCGTTATTACGTGTCCATCATGAAGATTCGTTTCGGAGACCGGTTCAGCATCGATATACAGGATAGTCCCGAATTGGGAGACGTGCCGATTGTGAAGTTTATTTTGCAGCCGCTCGTCGAGAACGCGATTAAATTCAGCCAAGAGAATCCGTCGGGCGCCCATGTGGAGCTATCGACCCGTCGGGTGAACGATACTCTCGAAATCCGAGTGTCCGACAACGGCACGGGGATGTCGACGGAGTTAATAGAAGAGCTGCGGGAAGAGATGTCCCGGGATCAAATAACGGACGTTCTAAGCGCGCATGGCCGAAGGATCGGCTTAAGGAACGTTCTCGCCAGATGCTGTCTGCATTACGGACCTAGCTTTAGTTTCCGCATAGATTCCGCGCCGAACGCGGGCACCCATATCATTTTTCGATTGCCCCTGAAGGAGGTCTAACCGATGTATCGCGTGTTATTGGTGGATGACGAGATAGAAATTCGCAGCGGTCTCAAGCTGAAGATCGATTGGGCCGGGCATCGCTTCGAAGTAAGCGGAGAAGCGCAAGACGGCAGGGAAGCGTTGGCGCTGCTGGAGCAACATCGTTACGATCTTGTCCTGACGGATATTCGAATGCCGATCATGAGCGGCTTGGAGCTCTTGAAGCAATGCGCGGAAAATTATCCTCGCGTGAAGGTCATCGTTCTATCCGGTTACGACGATTTTCATTTCGTGAAAGCCGCATTGCAATGCGGAGCGCGGGATTATTTATTGAAGCCGGTCGTTCGAAGCGAATTGACGAGTATTCTCGCTAAGCTAAGGGAGGAACTGGATTCGGAGAGAGAAGCGGAATCCCGGCACGATACGGTTCAACATCAATTATCCGAGAGTCGGACGATTCTAAGGGAACAGCTCTTGATGGAATGGATCGGCAACGACGAAGAGGAGCGAGTACCGGAGCTTAAGAGAGAAGCGGGTAGGCTAGCGATGGATCCGTGGATGGAAGACGACTTGAATATGCAGTTCATTAACGTGGAATATCGCGTACCGGAAGGGAGATTCGAACAACATCCCGAAGGGGGCGGCTTGTTCCGGCTCGCTTTTCAATTGTTGTGCAGAGAGACGGCGCAGCAATTCGAATGGAAGGATTCGGTGTTTGCTTTCTACTATCGCGGTTATCCTCAGATGATGCATTTTCTCGTGTCCGCCCCCGATCTCGGGGAAGGAGAGCTGAGGAAGGAAGCGCTCGGTAAACAAATTCAATCGCATATCCATCGTTATCTCCGAGTCGAAGCCGTAGTCGGGATAGGCGAACCTTTCCTAGGAGCTTCTTCCATCCGTCAAGGTTTCCTGTCGGCGATGCTCGCGTGGAGCCAGAGCCAATCCGGGGTCGTCTCCCAGATCGTATCGTCCGAGCCGTCCCCGGAAACGTTCGCGGAAATATTCCCCGATGTGGAGAAAAGGCTCTCGCTTGCCCTGGAGAACGCCGATCTCGAATCGTTCTCGGGCACGGTCGAGGCTGTCGTTCTGGCGGGCCGATATCCGCTTCAAGGCGTCGCGTCCTTCGTGCTCCGCGTCATTCTGCTCTTGGATCAAGCCGCGCGCCGCCATCGACTGGTTATCCCCGAAACTCAGGAATGGATGTTCCCGGATACGGCATGGCATCAGCATCGGAACGGAGCGTCCGCGCTTCCCTACTTAACGGGAATCGCCTCGCAGGTTATCGAGGGGATCAGGAGCACGAGAGTATCGGGAGGCGTATCCGCGGTCGAAGCGATTCGGCGTTATATCGAGCAGTCTTATATGAACGAGTTGAGTTTGACGCTGCTTGCGGACCGGTTCCATCTGAACGCGACTTACTTATCGGAATTGTTCAAGAAGCAGACCGGGACTACGTTCAGCGATTATCTGACGCAGGTTCGGATCGGCAAGGCCGCGGAATTGCTTCGGGATCCGCAGATGCGGCTGTCCGATATCGCGGAGCTCGTCGGGTTCGCGAACGCGAGCTATTTAAGCAGCGTATTCAAGAAGCATTACGGCGTGAGCCCGAACGATTACCGCAATCATCCCGTAGCTCCCTCCTGAGAATTTTATATGCCAACATCCAAAGCGAGCGAATTCAAAGGCGTTCCCCCGGGTGCTAGCCTATAGAAGCAAACACATTAACCGAAGGGTGAGGGTCTTATGAAAAAGAGTTTGTCGCTTCTGCTCATCACGGCATTGGCCGTTAGTTTGGCCGCTTGTTCCAACAATTCGAATTCCGATTCGGGGTCAAGTCCGAAAGCTAGCTCTTCGGGCGCATCGAGCGAGCCGTCGGAATCCGTCGCAGCATCTTCCGAATCGGAGGCCGAACCCGTTACGCTGACTTTCTGGAGACATGACTACGCCCCGGAAGCCGAAGCGTTCAAGAAGTTGATCGCTTCTTTCGAAGAGAAGCACCCTAACATCAAAGTCGATTTCCAGATGATTCCGAACGACCAGTACGAAACGAAGATCCGTACCGCTTTGGCGGGCGGCAATCCTCCCGACATCATGGCGCTGGATGCTCCGACCTTAGCCTCTTACGCGAATTCGGGAGCGATCATTCCGCTCGACGATTATTTCGCCAAGGACGGCAACAAAGAAGATCTGCTTAAACCGGTTATCGAAGGCTTGACCTTCAACGGCAAGATGTATGCGGCTCCGAATAACGAAGGCACGATCGTAATGTTCTATAACAAGAAGATGTTCGAGGAGAAAGGAATCCCGCTTCCTTCCAAGAACGTGGACGAAGCTTGGACATGGGATCAAGTGCTGGACGCGGCCAAAAAATTGAACGATCCCGCCAAAGGAATCTATGGCTGGAACCCGACTCCATGGGGCTTCGCGGGTCATGAAGGAGCTCCTTATTCCGAGATGGCGTTCTTGTGGCAAGCCGGTGCCGAGATCTTAAGTCCTGACGGCACGACGGCCAAAGGGTATCTGGATTCCCCCGAAGCGAAAAAAGCGATGACGTTCTGGAAGTCGCTCTTCAATACGGAGAAAGTATCTCCGAAGGAACTGCCGCAGGATGCGTTCTGGAACGGCAAAGTGGCGATTCACGTAGACGGTCCGTTCGCCTTCTCCTATCAGGCGCAAAGCTTCCCGAACTTCAAGCTGGGCGTAGATTACGACGTGGCTCCGCTCTGGAAGGACAAGAACATGATCGGGACGACGGGAAGCTGGGGAATGGCGATCACGTCCAAGTCCGAGCACCCGGACGAAGCTTGGGCGTTCGTGAATTGGGTAACGGGCGTCGAGGGATCCAAAGTATGGTACGCGGAAACGAAAAACCTTCCGGCGCGCCAATCGACCTTCGATTCTTTCGCGGAACTGAAGGAATATCCAATGAACATTTACGCCGAACAGCTTTCCAAATACGGTCATCCCCGTCCGGTGACGCCGGCATATCCCGCCATCAGCGAAGCGATTCGCCTATTGTTCGAGGACGTCGGCCTGGGCAACGCCGACGTGGATGAATCGTTAGCCAAAGCCGTCAAGAAAATCGAAGACGGTTTGGCGTTACAGAAGAAATAAAAGAAGCAAGGCAATGGCAGGGGGAGTAGGGAATGCCAATTATCCTTACTCCCCTTTGCGATTTCATAAACCGGTATTCGAAAGGGTTAAAGGAGGGAATTCAGTTGAAAAAGTTACGATTCGCCGCCTATGACAAGCAAGAGTCCAGGGCCGCTTACTTGTTTATCGTCCCCGCGTTCATCTTGTTGGCCGTGTTCATTTTCTATCCGATGTTCCGCGCGCTGTTGATCAGCTTCGAGAACTTTAACTTGATCTCGGCCCGTTCTTCCTTCGCGGGCTTCGACAATTACGTCAAGCTGTTCTCCGATGAGGATTTCGGCGCAAGCCTCTGGCATTCGTTCTATTTCACCCTCGTCGTTCTGCCCGTGCAGACGGCTGTCTCGCTGGGGCTGGCTTTGCTCGTGCAGAAGAAGTTTCGGGGTGTCGGGTTTTTCCGAACCGTTTATTTTATTCCGGTCGTCGTGTCCTTCGCGATCGCTTCGACGGTGTTCAGGCTGATCTACAACAAAGACTACGGAATGCTTAACGTCGTGCTCAAGGGGATCGGCTTGCCGGTGCTCGACTTCCTCTCCAATCCGGATATCTCGATGCTGGGCATAATCGCGTTATGCATCTGGCGGGCGATGGGATTCGTGATGGTTATTTTCCTGGCGGGACTGAATAATATCCCCGAATCGTTATACGAGGCGGCCCACGTCGATGGGGCGAATCCGATGCAAAGGTTCTTTCTGATCACGCTGCCGCTTCTCAAACGCACGATGGCGTTCGTAGTCATCATTACGACGATGGATGCGCTGAAAATATTTATTCCGATTTACATTACGACAAGCGGGGGACCGGCGGGTTCTACGAGTACCGTCGTTCATTTCATATACGAAACGGCGTTTAAGCAGATGAATATGGGGTATGCCGCGGCTGCCGCGTTTCTGTTCTTCTTCCTCGTGCTGATCATCTCCATCGTGCAGTTGAGGGTTTTCCGTACCGATGTCGAGTATTAATCGAGTTGAAATGAAAATAATGCACGGAAGTGCCTAGAAGCAAGGAGGAGCACTTATGAATCGGACTGTAATCGTCATTGTGCGTTTGGCGGTCATGATCGTAATGGCGGGAGTCGCGTTATTCCCGATCTATTGGATGGTTATGAGCTCGTTCCGAACCCACGAGGAAATTTTCAAATATACGACGCTAAGCCCCGAATTGTTCTTGCCGGTGGATTGGACTTTACAAAACTATAGGGATATTTTCCTTGACCCGAGCAAGCCTTTCGGCAGATTTATGTTGAATACGTTGTTCGTCGCGACGATCGTTACGGCTCTCGGGTTGATCGTTAACGCCATGGCCGCGTTCGCTTTCGCGAAGATGAGATTTCCGTTCAAGAAGTTGTTGCTTACCGTGTTTATGTCGTCTCTGGTCATTCCGTACGAGGTCATCATGATTCCCCAATATTTGCTCATGCGCGACTTCGATTGGATTAACTCCTATATGGCGTTGATCGTTCCGCAGGTCGTATGGGTGTTCGGAATTTTCATGCTCGTGCAGTTTTTCTCGGATGTCCCGCGGGACATTCTGGACGCGGCAAGAATGGATGGCGCCGGATGGCTGCGCATCTTCGGCAAGATCGTGCTTCCTACGGCGGTTCCGGCCATCATTACGCTAGGGATCATGACGTTCCTGAACCAATGGGATTCCTTCCTCTGGCCGTTGGTCGTCATTAATGAAGAGAAGAAACAGGTCATTCAGGTAGCGATCTCGTCCTATCAGTCGTTGCGGAATATTTCATGGGGTAAAATCCTTGCCGCGACGTCGATCAGCTCCGTGCCGATCTTGATCGTGTTTCTGTTCCTGCAGCGTTATTACGTTCAAGGTATTACGATGTCCGGGGTGAAAGGGTGAATGCAATGCTTCCTACATGGTTAAACGAAAAACTGGGCCTGCTCTGGCATGAGTATGGACAATGGAATGAAATCGGGCAACGGAATGAGAACGGACAATGGAATGAAATCGGGCAACGGAATGAGAACGGACAATGGAATGAAATCGGGTTAAACGGAGCCTTATACGGCTCGAACGGAGCGGTATGGACGGCTAACGTAGGCGAAGTTCATATCGAAGTCAAACTCGATTGGGAGAAGAGCGAGGATGAGGCCGGTAGGGATTCGCGGAAGGTTGCTTCCGTCGAGGTGTCCGTAAGTCCCGGTTCGACGGGGACGGCGAAGTTGTCCGGGTTGCAGGTTATGTTTACCAACGATTCCGAGCTGGAATGCGTGTGGAAACCTCATCTGGCCCCTCTGGAGGGGATGGTCGTCGGAGATAAAATGTTCCGTTCCCCGGCAATCGTATTCGAAGGTGAGACGAAGATGACGGCATTGATTCCGGATCTGGATTCGATTCAAAGGGATCGCGCACTTCCTCACATGATGGATTACACCGTTTATGATCGTAAATTGATGTATGGGTTATGCGATTACGCCGAGACTGGGCACGTGTATCATGAACTCAAACCGTCCGCGATCGTGTTTAGCGGGCAACTGAGCTTCCGGTTTTATTTGGTCGAGTGGGAGAAGGAGAGCGGTCAGAGGAGCAAGGATTATCGGCTCGTGGAAAAGTTTCTGTGGGAACGATTCGCGGCGCGAAGAATGCCGGTACCGGATGCGGGTAGTGCGGGTAATGGGGGAGAAACGGGAAATGCGAGAGATGCAAGAGATGCTGGAGATGCTGGAGATGCAGGAAATGAAGGAGTTGCGGACATTCTCGCTGGGCTAGAGCCGTATGCCAATCACGCTTATGAATGGGCATTGAATCGATGGAAAGACGTGACGTGGCAGCAATTCAAGCTGGAAGACGGTACGGAAGTCGGCGGAGTCGTCTTCATCGTATGCGCTTGGCAGAAGCCGGGATTCGGACGCGAGGAAGAATGGCGCGAGCCGAAAAGCCTATGGAACCAAGCGTGGTTCTGCGGATTAAGAACCGCATACGGGTACGGCTGGTGGGGACGCGAGCAAGGACGGACGGATTGGATAGAGAAAGCGGAGCTGGCGCTTAATTTCGCTTTGGCGGCACCTCAGACCGACGGCTTGTTTCCGGGTTATTACCAAGCGGGAGAGGGGAATGCATGGGAGACGGGCAAGTGGTTCATGTCCGGACCTCGCCGTCCGGCGGGACATGAAGCCCACGTTCATCTGCTGGATTCCTCGTGGACTTGCTGGTGGTTGTTGAAATGGTATCGGGACGTCAAGCAGGACGAGAGAATCGTCCCATTTGTCAAGCGATACGCGGAGAGGCTGCTAACGCTTCAGCGGGAAGACGGGGCGTTCCCGGCTTGGATTCGGCTGGACGGATCGGGGATTTCCCCGTTCCTGACGCAGAGCCCCGAATCGGCGATGCATGTCATGCTGCTATGTCTGCTGCACCGGATAGTGCCGGACGCGAGATATGTGACGGCTGCGATTAGAGCGGCTAGTTTCGTGGCGGAACGGATCGTGCCGGAAGGACGCTGGGAGGATTTCGAGACGTATTGGTCCTGTTCCCGGCAATGGGACGGCAAACAGTTTGGAGAGAAGGACGCTCGCAGCGGATTATACAACCAATGCAACTTCGGCATCTATTGGACGGCGGAAGCGTATAAAGATTTATATGCGGTTACCGAGGATAGGGAATGGCTTGATCTCGGAGAACAAGTGCTAGCCGAGGCTTCGCTGTATCAGCAAATCTGGCAGCCGTCGTTCTTCCCCGTTCCGACGATCGGCGGGTTCGGCGTCATGAACAGCGACGACGAATGGAACGATGCACGGCAAAGTCTGTTCGCGCTTACCTACTGGGACTATTACAGCCTGACGGGCAA
Encoded proteins:
- a CDS encoding sensor histidine kinase, which produces MIYSLRTRLSATFIVVFIVPFITMVAVFTQVSNSVIGTSIEESTSQTMDQYAAFVNTLTTSVEDVANQVLSNEVTQQWIGMQLDKSLPQEKRIAADNEIRKFLSSIALNHSSISSITLFNENGTAVGIRDQVFNDPSFLNSDWYKTFEREEVRWVPAHIDLYQPNYLKKESMNSLIYNLVQLSSFRKIGVLKLNVRTSQIQTSLDKIKFGETGRVYLVDMDGNPVLQQQIENGMAGFRAEMPQIRTDKHSGGKLTIAHEGENHRVLYRKIKSANWMLVGEVKEYELFEKMKRVQQTMMVVGALLLLLTIAAAFWFSSGIARPLTRLASSMRLVERGDFSREEDESLARMPLPRNEVGYVVKVFRNMVTRLRFLIETEFQANMRRKDAEYKALLMQINPHFLYNTLEAIGSLSVQQRSEEVIDVTEWLGQMLRYSLRVDSDLVKLREEMQYIRYYVSIMKIRFGDRFSIDIQDSPELGDVPIVKFILQPLVENAIKFSQENPSGAHVELSTRRVNDTLEIRVSDNGTGMSTELIEELREEMSRDQITDVLSAHGRRIGLRNVLARCCLHYGPSFSFRIDSAPNAGTHIIFRLPLKEV
- a CDS encoding response regulator transcription factor, whose amino-acid sequence is MYRVLLVDDEIEIRSGLKLKIDWAGHRFEVSGEAQDGREALALLEQHRYDLVLTDIRMPIMSGLELLKQCAENYPRVKVIVLSGYDDFHFVKAALQCGARDYLLKPVVRSELTSILAKLREELDSEREAESRHDTVQHQLSESRTILREQLLMEWIGNDEEERVPELKREAGRLAMDPWMEDDLNMQFINVEYRVPEGRFEQHPEGGGLFRLAFQLLCRETAQQFEWKDSVFAFYYRGYPQMMHFLVSAPDLGEGELRKEALGKQIQSHIHRYLRVEAVVGIGEPFLGASSIRQGFLSAMLAWSQSQSGVVSQIVSSEPSPETFAEIFPDVEKRLSLALENADLESFSGTVEAVVLAGRYPLQGVASFVLRVILLLDQAARRHRLVIPETQEWMFPDTAWHQHRNGASALPYLTGIASQVIEGIRSTRVSGGVSAVEAIRRYIEQSYMNELSLTLLADRFHLNATYLSELFKKQTGTTFSDYLTQVRIGKAAELLRDPQMRLSDIAELVGFANASYLSSVFKKHYGVSPNDYRNHPVAPS
- a CDS encoding ABC transporter substrate-binding protein; this translates as MKKSLSLLLITALAVSLAACSNNSNSDSGSSPKASSSGASSEPSESVAASSESEAEPVTLTFWRHDYAPEAEAFKKLIASFEEKHPNIKVDFQMIPNDQYETKIRTALAGGNPPDIMALDAPTLASYANSGAIIPLDDYFAKDGNKEDLLKPVIEGLTFNGKMYAAPNNEGTIVMFYNKKMFEEKGIPLPSKNVDEAWTWDQVLDAAKKLNDPAKGIYGWNPTPWGFAGHEGAPYSEMAFLWQAGAEILSPDGTTAKGYLDSPEAKKAMTFWKSLFNTEKVSPKELPQDAFWNGKVAIHVDGPFAFSYQAQSFPNFKLGVDYDVAPLWKDKNMIGTTGSWGMAITSKSEHPDEAWAFVNWVTGVEGSKVWYAETKNLPARQSTFDSFAELKEYPMNIYAEQLSKYGHPRPVTPAYPAISEAIRLLFEDVGLGNADVDESLAKAVKKIEDGLALQKK
- a CDS encoding carbohydrate ABC transporter permease, with product MKKLRFAAYDKQESRAAYLFIVPAFILLAVFIFYPMFRALLISFENFNLISARSSFAGFDNYVKLFSDEDFGASLWHSFYFTLVVLPVQTAVSLGLALLVQKKFRGVGFFRTVYFIPVVVSFAIASTVFRLIYNKDYGMLNVVLKGIGLPVLDFLSNPDISMLGIIALCIWRAMGFVMVIFLAGLNNIPESLYEAAHVDGANPMQRFFLITLPLLKRTMAFVVIITTMDALKIFIPIYITTSGGPAGSTSTVVHFIYETAFKQMNMGYAAAAAFLFFFLVLIISIVQLRVFRTDVEY
- a CDS encoding carbohydrate ABC transporter permease, whose translation is MNRTVIVIVRLAVMIVMAGVALFPIYWMVMSSFRTHEEIFKYTTLSPELFLPVDWTLQNYRDIFLDPSKPFGRFMLNTLFVATIVTALGLIVNAMAAFAFAKMRFPFKKLLLTVFMSSLVIPYEVIMIPQYLLMRDFDWINSYMALIVPQVVWVFGIFMLVQFFSDVPRDILDAARMDGAGWLRIFGKIVLPTAVPAIITLGIMTFLNQWDSFLWPLVVINEEKKQVIQVAISSYQSLRNISWGKILAATSISSVPILIVFLFLQRYYVQGITMSGVKG